Genomic DNA from Chloroflexota bacterium:
TCATCAAGAATCCGGGAGGCAATTTCCGGTTTCCAGATGACCTCATTTATTGGATGTTTGCCTTTCACCGCTTCCCGTATGGTGTTGACAACGACATCGGGGTCAACATCCTTGGTGAAGCAGGCACTGGCGCCGCTTTTCAGGGCATCGAAAAGTTGTTCTTCGTTATAATTATCCATGACCAGGATGACCGATACTTCTGGCAATGTCTGTTTAATTTGACGCGTAGCTTCAAAACCGTCGAACTTATCGTGGCTGGCGTTCAAAATCGCTACCTGTGGTGGATTGGTCTCAATGAAAGCAAGGGCCTGTTCATTACCCACGTCCTCACCAATCACTTCCATATCCTCCTCACCGGACAGGGTGAAGTGAATGCCTTCGCGGAAAAGCACTTGCCAGTCTGCCAGAAAGACGGTTATCTTTTCCATTTTTAAGCTCCTCTAAGG
This window encodes:
- a CDS encoding response regulator transcription factor, with the protein product MEKITVFLADWQVLFREGIHFTLSGEEDMEVIGEDVGNEQALAFIETNPPQVAILNASHDKFDGFEATRQIKQTLPEVSVILVMDNYNEEQLFDALKSGASACFTKDVDPDVVVNTIREAVKGKHPINEVIWKPEIASRILDDFTAFSSLGEQAGKLLAHLTTREAEVLHQIADGNTREQIATTLSINDEALDNRLQSVHYKLVINDQKLMLIEIAQSVLPAISRVSFTGKPGTEYITKEEFTAFKESLKERFKFLSGEIS